One segment of Niabella beijingensis DNA contains the following:
- a CDS encoding LytR/AlgR family response regulator transcription factor, with the protein MIRCIVLDDEPLAVALLKKYILQTEGVTLLAGGTKPGALIPFLEKGMAELVFMDIRMPEQSGMELMDRFNEKNAFVITSAYPKYALEGYHYNVVDYLLKPITYERFLKSIGKFREWTSYYKKEEEPACVYIKESGIQYKIYSNDILYIEGLRDYVRVCTSKRNFVVLTNLKDILRTLPGYQFVRIHRSFIVNMDKLEKIQSHQVMIGIKEIPIGEAFRKAFSAAMDLRNGK; encoded by the coding sequence ATGATCCGGTGTATCGTACTTGATGATGAACCCCTTGCTGTAGCCTTGCTCAAAAAGTATATACTGCAGACAGAAGGAGTGACCTTACTGGCTGGCGGAACAAAGCCCGGAGCTCTGATCCCCTTCCTGGAAAAGGGCATGGCGGAGCTGGTGTTTATGGACATCAGGATGCCGGAACAAAGTGGAATGGAACTGATGGACCGGTTCAACGAAAAGAATGCGTTTGTAATCACTTCCGCTTACCCGAAATATGCATTGGAAGGCTATCATTACAATGTGGTGGATTACCTGTTAAAGCCCATTACCTACGAGCGGTTCCTGAAAAGCATCGGGAAGTTCAGGGAGTGGACGTCTTATTATAAAAAAGAGGAAGAGCCTGCCTGTGTTTATATAAAAGAAAGCGGCATACAATACAAAATATACAGCAATGATATTTTATATATTGAAGGATTGAGAGATTATGTCCGGGTTTGCACCTCTAAGAGGAATTTTGTGGTATTAACCAATCTTAAGGATATTCTCCGTACACTGCCCGGCTATCAATTTGTACGGATTCACCGCTCTTTTATCGTTAATATGGATAAGCTGGAAAAGATCCAGAGTCACCAGGTAATGATTGGTATAAAGGAGATCCCCATCGGGGAGGCGTTCCGGAAAGCGTTTTCAGCAGCGATGGATCTCAGGAACGGCAAATAA
- a CDS encoding sensor histidine kinase — protein MLRKKTEISVHLVFWILFAGLRVVRVVYTPAARLHFSWPGFFTMSYLVITAIVFYCNYLYLLPAFSKKRGFAGKYFFPVLISYCFFLLLRYGFEQVASPAIWGYKNYYGNPSLLFYIYDNLYFAFPAVVISTVLWVLIHNIRLMEENAAMKVQQAAAELKFLKAQVNPHFIFNTLNNIYSLVYNRSGGALEAIEALSGMMRFTTYEAGEETVALIREIQYIENLIALEQLRHETPLNLQFEKSIADEQLLIPPFILSPFIENALKHGVPDAPQQLVTIRLETSATQLHLTVKNGISGKKYKDLSGGVGLENTRKRLGFYYPGRYTLHCGPDNAIYETDLKINL, from the coding sequence ATGCTTAGAAAGAAAACGGAAATAAGTGTTCACCTGGTTTTCTGGATCCTGTTTGCCGGGTTGCGTGTCGTCAGGGTTGTTTATACGCCGGCGGCAAGATTGCATTTCTCCTGGCCCGGTTTTTTTACGATGTCTTACCTGGTTATCACCGCGATCGTCTTTTACTGTAATTATCTGTACTTGTTACCAGCATTCAGTAAAAAAAGAGGTTTTGCCGGGAAGTATTTTTTCCCGGTGCTGATCAGCTATTGCTTCTTTTTATTACTCCGTTATGGTTTTGAGCAGGTGGCAAGTCCCGCTATATGGGGATATAAAAATTATTACGGGAATCCGTCATTGCTGTTTTATATTTATGACAACCTTTACTTTGCTTTTCCTGCGGTGGTCATAAGCACCGTATTATGGGTACTGATTCATAATATCCGCCTGATGGAGGAAAATGCAGCGATGAAGGTGCAGCAGGCTGCTGCGGAACTGAAGTTTTTAAAAGCGCAGGTGAACCCTCATTTTATTTTTAATACCCTGAACAACATCTATTCCCTGGTATATAACCGCTCTGGCGGGGCGCTGGAGGCAATAGAAGCACTCTCCGGTATGATGCGCTTTACAACGTATGAAGCAGGTGAGGAAACGGTTGCCCTGATACGGGAAATACAATACATCGAAAACCTGATCGCCCTTGAACAGCTCCGCCATGAAACACCGCTGAACCTGCAATTCGAAAAAAGCATTGCCGATGAACAGCTGTTAATCCCTCCGTTTATTCTTTCTCCATTTATTGAAAATGCGCTGAAACATGGAGTACCGGATGCACCGCAACAGCTGGTGACCATACGCCTTGAAACCTCTGCGACGCAGCTGCATCTTACAGTAAAAAACGGCATCAGCGGGAAGAAGTATAAGGACTTGTCGGGAGGCGTTGGTCTCGAAAACACAAGGAAGCGGCTGGGGTTTTATTATCCCGGCCGGTATACACTGCATTGCGGACCGGATAATGCTATTTATGAAACCGATTTAAAAATAAACCTGTAA
- a CDS encoding DUF5694 domain-containing protein — translation MTNRFCIILCCLLTALCAGAQRPVFKDKFDDAIPVLNMGTFHMGYTPDAAKVDFDEHNRNNQQTVRAIARQLAAFRPTVIIVERVPERNEALLEDYLDYVKHPDKTFKNPNEIQLLAYEVGRLSGAVKIFGIDFHENYNYSIFNQLQNRVDTQTIPRYRAMITKVKNQLGEDSMTVRNRLLLLNHPQSLDYLINVNADLLTYASTKGNAEGAQEAAKFYHRNLVMFSNLNQLPLSGNDRIFILMGAGHTAFFNDFFRRSPRYRPVNIFDYLK, via the coding sequence ATGACCAACCGTTTCTGCATTATTTTATGTTGTTTGCTGACGGCACTCTGCGCCGGGGCACAACGGCCTGTTTTCAAAGATAAATTTGATGATGCCATTCCGGTGCTCAACATGGGAACATTCCATATGGGATATACACCCGATGCTGCCAAAGTGGATTTTGACGAGCACAACAGGAACAATCAGCAAACAGTACGTGCCATTGCCAGGCAGCTGGCTGCATTCAGACCTACTGTAATTATTGTGGAGCGTGTCCCGGAAAGAAACGAAGCGCTCCTGGAGGACTACCTGGATTATGTGAAACATCCGGATAAAACTTTTAAAAACCCCAATGAAATCCAGCTGCTGGCCTATGAGGTAGGGCGGCTTAGCGGCGCGGTAAAAATATTTGGTATCGATTTCCACGAGAATTACAACTACAGCATTTTTAACCAGTTACAAAACAGGGTAGATACGCAAACCATACCGCGCTACCGCGCAATGATCACAAAGGTCAAAAACCAACTCGGAGAAGATTCGATGACCGTGAGGAACCGGCTGCTCCTGCTGAACCATCCTCAATCCCTGGATTACCTGATCAATGTAAATGCGGACCTGCTTACCTATGCCTCAACAAAAGGAAACGCAGAAGGGGCACAGGAGGCCGCAAAATTCTATCACAGGAACCTGGTCATGTTTTCCAACCTGAACCAGCTCCCTCTTTCCGGAAACGACCGGATCTTTATACTCATGGGAGCCGGCCATACTGCTTTTTTTAACGACTTTTTCCGGCGCAGTCCCAGATACCGGCCCGTGAATATTTTCGACTATCTGAAATAA
- a CDS encoding aminotransferase class V-fold PLP-dependent enzyme has translation MAEATSSIYFNTAACGLIPETVLQAGTTLYKNFEHNSSAASELWRDVEAAVIRKNTAAFIGAGMEHIAFVPNFSFGMNAVVHALKGDEKVLLYRKDFPSVYIPFLINKFDIVWLDDEDGFFIDIEKIKDLIRKEGIRLVAISHVQWQTGFKIDLKTLCDSCRSLGTRTIIDATQSMGAVHISLSEIQPDVCISSNYKWMNAGFGTGILYMRPDFAAEYPPKVSGAHSNAYQYSGNTFSSNNSVLNYEPGGLNMYGLTILNRAIEIKQERGLAAIEAHNTALARLLLPELPSCGLDLLGPPDTTNRSSIIVINDAEGLHDHLSQNNIITTRRNGRIRISLHYHNTEAEVSRFIASIRDWRK, from the coding sequence ATGGCGGAAGCTACAAGTTCTATCTATTTTAATACCGCTGCCTGTGGATTGATACCCGAAACCGTTTTGCAGGCAGGCACCACCCTGTATAAGAATTTTGAACACAACAGCTCAGCTGCAAGCGAGCTGTGGCGCGATGTGGAAGCTGCTGTGATCCGGAAAAACACCGCCGCATTTATCGGTGCCGGTATGGAACATATTGCATTTGTTCCCAATTTTTCCTTTGGTATGAACGCAGTGGTACACGCTTTAAAGGGCGATGAAAAGGTACTGCTGTACCGGAAGGATTTTCCATCAGTTTACATTCCATTCCTGATTAACAAATTCGATATCGTGTGGCTGGATGATGAAGACGGTTTTTTTATAGATATAGAAAAAATAAAAGATCTTATAAGAAAAGAGGGCATCCGCCTGGTGGCCATCAGTCATGTGCAGTGGCAGACCGGTTTTAAAATCGACCTGAAAACACTTTGTGACAGCTGCCGTTCGCTGGGTACCCGTACCATCATCGATGCCACTCAAAGTATGGGCGCTGTACACATTTCGCTTTCTGAAATTCAGCCGGATGTTTGCATCTCCAGTAATTATAAATGGATGAATGCCGGTTTCGGCACCGGAATCCTGTATATGCGTCCGGATTTTGCAGCAGAATACCCGCCAAAAGTATCCGGGGCCCACAGCAACGCCTATCAGTATTCGGGTAATACTTTTTCATCCAACAACAGCGTGCTTAACTATGAACCCGGGGGATTAAATATGTACGGACTGACCATTTTAAACAGGGCTATTGAGATAAAACAGGAACGCGGGCTTGCGGCGATCGAAGCACATAATACCGCGCTTGCCCGGCTGCTGCTGCCTGAACTTCCGTCCTGTGGTCTGGACTTACTGGGACCGCCGGATACAACCAACAGAAGTTCCATTATCGTAATAAACGATGCCGAAGGGCTGCATGATCATCTTTCTCAAAACAACATCATCACGACCCGCCGCAACGGCCGCATCCGCATTAGCCTGCATTACCACAATACAGAAGCAGAGGTCTCCCGGTTTATCGCCAGCATAAGGGACTGGAGAAAATAA
- a CDS encoding MIP/aquaporin family protein produces MNIFTSELIGTFFLIILGNGVVANVVLNKTKGNSSGWIVIAMGWAMAVFVGVFVSSKASGAHLNPAVTVALAYLGKIEPTLIPEYLGGQLLGAMLGQLGVWAAYRQHFLETDDTAAKLAVFSTGPAIRNTASNLITEIIGTFVLILSVLFIIAPSNSLGALDALPVAFIVLAIGLSLGGPTGYAINPVRDFGPRIMHAILPIGKKGSSDWSYSWIPILGPLIGALLAAIIFQQLV; encoded by the coding sequence ATGAATATTTTTACAAGTGAATTGATCGGGACCTTTTTTCTTATTATACTGGGAAACGGCGTCGTTGCCAATGTGGTATTAAATAAAACCAAAGGAAACAGCAGCGGCTGGATCGTAATAGCTATGGGTTGGGCCATGGCAGTTTTCGTTGGGGTGTTTGTTTCTTCAAAAGCAAGCGGCGCCCATTTGAACCCCGCAGTAACAGTGGCCTTGGCCTACCTGGGGAAAATAGAACCAACACTGATCCCCGAATATCTTGGCGGACAATTGCTGGGAGCCATGCTGGGTCAGCTCGGCGTATGGGCGGCTTACCGGCAGCACTTCCTGGAAACCGATGATACCGCAGCAAAACTGGCGGTATTCAGCACAGGGCCCGCCATCCGGAATACGGCCAGTAACCTGATCACCGAGATCATCGGAACCTTTGTGCTGATCCTTTCAGTCCTGTTTATTATTGCTCCCTCCAATAGCCTGGGTGCGCTGGACGCTTTGCCGGTGGCCTTTATCGTACTGGCGATCGGTTTGAGTCTTGGCGGCCCGACCGGTTATGCGATCAACCCGGTGCGCGATTTTGGCCCGCGCATTATGCACGCGATCCTGCCCATCGGTAAAAAAGGCAGCAGCGACTGGAGCTACAGCTGGATCCCTATTCTCGGACCATTGATCGGTGCCCTGCTGGCAGCAATTATATTCCAACAACTGGTATAA
- the glpK gene encoding glycerol kinase GlpK: MPKYVLSLDQGTTSSRAIIFDKAGNIVAVAQKEFTQIFPQPGWVEHDANEIWSTQLGVATEAVVKAGLTTQDIVSIGITNQRETTVVWDRKTSQLVYNAIVWQDRRTSDYCDALKKDGSADIIREKTGLVTDAYFSATKIRWILENVEGAKAKAQNGDLCFGTVDSWLLWKLTNGKVHATDVSNASRTMAYNIHTLQWDEELLRLFGIPLSMMPEVRSSSEVYGHTQQLLTAAQIPVSGIAGDQQSALFGQMCTQSGMVKNTYGTGCFMLMNTGNKPVPSKNNLLTTIAWKLNNEVSYALEGSVFIAGAVVQWLRDGLKLIQKSGDIEALTATETDNGGVYMVPAFTGLGAPYWNQHARGIITGLTRGSSDGHIARAAIESIAYQTMDVLKAMEADAGLQIKEVRVDGGATVNNYLMQFQANLLNTTVVRPKITETTALGAAYLSGLAVGFWKDLDEVKQYWQVDQRFEAYMKDDVREQLSKGWKRAVRAAQVWAEEG; the protein is encoded by the coding sequence ATGCCAAAATATGTTCTATCCCTCGACCAGGGAACAACAAGCTCCCGCGCGATCATTTTTGATAAAGCTGGTAACATTGTTGCTGTTGCTCAAAAGGAATTCACCCAGATCTTTCCCCAGCCCGGCTGGGTAGAGCACGATGCCAATGAGATCTGGTCTACCCAGCTGGGGGTGGCCACAGAAGCGGTGGTAAAGGCCGGACTTACGACGCAGGATATTGTTTCCATCGGAATTACCAATCAGCGGGAGACCACCGTGGTTTGGGACCGGAAGACGTCCCAACTGGTTTATAACGCCATTGTATGGCAGGACCGGCGTACCTCGGATTATTGTGATGCGCTGAAAAAAGACGGATCTGCCGATATTATCCGGGAAAAAACAGGGCTTGTTACAGATGCCTATTTTTCTGCAACGAAAATAAGGTGGATACTGGAAAATGTGGAGGGGGCCAAAGCAAAAGCACAGAACGGCGATCTCTGTTTCGGTACCGTCGACTCCTGGCTGCTATGGAAACTGACCAATGGAAAAGTACATGCCACGGATGTAAGCAATGCTTCCCGGACCATGGCCTATAACATCCATACCCTGCAGTGGGATGAAGAATTGCTGCGGCTGTTCGGTATCCCGCTCAGCATGATGCCCGAAGTCCGCTCCAGCAGTGAGGTCTATGGCCATACCCAGCAATTGCTTACTGCGGCACAGATACCGGTGAGCGGTATTGCCGGAGATCAGCAGTCAGCCTTGTTCGGACAGATGTGCACCCAGTCTGGGATGGTAAAAAACACCTACGGCACGGGTTGCTTTATGCTGATGAATACAGGCAATAAGCCGGTGCCCTCAAAAAATAACCTGCTTACCACCATTGCATGGAAGCTCAATAATGAAGTAAGCTATGCGCTGGAAGGAAGCGTATTTATTGCCGGTGCCGTGGTGCAGTGGCTGCGCGACGGACTAAAACTGATTCAGAAATCCGGCGATATCGAGGCCCTTACTGCAACGGAAACCGACAATGGCGGAGTGTATATGGTTCCGGCCTTTACCGGTTTGGGCGCGCCTTACTGGAACCAGCATGCACGGGGCATCATCACCGGGCTTACCCGTGGCAGCTCCGATGGCCATATTGCACGTGCCGCAATAGAAAGCATCGCCTATCAGACAATGGATGTATTAAAAGCAATGGAAGCGGATGCAGGACTGCAGATCAAAGAAGTTCGGGTAGATGGCGGCGCTACCGTGAACAACTACCTGATGCAGTTCCAGGCGAATTTATTAAACACGACGGTGGTACGCCCGAAAATAACGGAAACAACAGCCCTGGGAGCCGCTTACCTCAGCGGACTGGCAGTCGGTTTCTGGAAAGACCTGGATGAAGTAAAGCAATACTGGCAGGTGGATCAGCGCTTTGAGGCCTATATGAAAGACGACGTGCGGGAACAGTTGAGCAAGGGCTGGAAACGCGCGGTACGTGCCGCACAGGTTTGGGCAGAGGAAGGTTGA
- a CDS encoding DUF6528 family protein — MKPLLIAVMMLFTAACNKTNNNLRGPVASREPSSKLAAAALAVTPKEMIICDQKNARIIMVDIANNNQITWEWKASGSYAMIHSAAQAWFSNLSDAKLVYNGSYILATASGGGVALISVSSKKAIWYDYAGGNTHSAELLPNGNVVTASTTGGYLMIFTVDSYINDQSSQVKAATFEDVHNVVWDHARQQLYAAGKDKLKVFTYNGSCTAPKLTLKATYTMPQGNAHELFPVYGSTTDLWLTNSGNIYRFNVTTGAFTLIKATSGVKSVTSGPSGYQTIIAKANGAGGESWRTDQVLDINGAVVYKNTSIGLYKARWKLVNTFSYPAGDHFHECTHP; from the coding sequence ATGAAACCATTGCTTATCGCCGTAATGATGCTGTTTACAGCAGCCTGCAACAAAACGAATAACAATCTGAGAGGCCCCGTAGCAAGCAGGGAACCATCTTCGAAACTGGCTGCCGCCGCTTTAGCGGTCACACCAAAAGAAATGATTATCTGTGATCAGAAAAATGCACGGATCATTATGGTGGATATCGCCAACAACAACCAGATCACATGGGAATGGAAGGCTTCCGGTTCCTATGCCATGATACACAGTGCGGCGCAGGCATGGTTTTCCAACCTGAGCGATGCCAAACTGGTTTATAACGGCAGTTATATTCTGGCAACAGCATCAGGAGGCGGTGTGGCCCTCATCAGCGTATCCAGTAAAAAAGCGATCTGGTACGACTATGCGGGGGGTAATACACATTCTGCAGAGTTATTGCCCAATGGCAATGTGGTAACGGCCTCCACCACCGGGGGCTACCTGATGATATTCACCGTGGATTCTTATATTAATGACCAATCCAGCCAGGTAAAGGCTGCAACATTTGAAGATGTACATAATGTAGTATGGGATCATGCCCGTCAGCAATTATACGCTGCGGGGAAAGACAAGCTGAAAGTGTTCACGTATAACGGCAGCTGCACCGCTCCGAAGCTCACGCTTAAAGCAACCTATACAATGCCTCAGGGTAATGCGCATGAACTGTTTCCTGTATACGGTAGCACCACAGATCTCTGGCTGACCAACTCAGGAAATATTTACAGGTTCAACGTGACCACAGGCGCTTTTACTTTGATAAAAGCCACCAGTGGTGTTAAATCTGTAACTTCCGGGCCATCCGGTTATCAAACGATTATTGCAAAAGCAAACGGTGCTGGCGGCGAATCATGGAGAACGGACCAGGTATTGGATATTAATGGCGCCGTAGTATATAAAAATACTTCTATAGGATTATATAAGGCAAGATGGAAGCTGGTAAACACATTCAGCTATCCCGCAGGAGATCATTTTCATGAATGTACGCATCCGTAA
- a CDS encoding glycerophosphodiester phosphodiesterase family protein, with protein MKSRLLCTTVWLVTVAACSAQKKIELPAKYKHFDMEAHRGGKGLMPENTIPAMLNAIDMGVTTLEMDMQVTRDGQIVVSHDAAFNAGFTTTPEGDTLTPAESKKRILYTMTYDSIKKYDVGKKFYAAVPRQKKMAAVKPLLKDLLTATEAYANKKGVKIQYNIEIKSNPKGEGVSCPPVAEFTDLAMQTILPFNIGKRMIIQCFDERALKIMHEKYPQVQTSLLIGDKEKRSLDEQLKSLGYVPEYYSPHYSIVTPQLVKECHQKNMKIVPWTADEIGIIKNLADMGADGVITDYPDLFYQLK; from the coding sequence ATGAAAAGTAGATTACTATGCACAACGGTATGGCTGGTTACGGTGGCGGCATGCAGCGCACAAAAAAAAATTGAACTTCCGGCAAAGTATAAACACTTTGATATGGAAGCACACCGGGGCGGCAAGGGACTGATGCCGGAGAATACCATTCCTGCAATGCTGAATGCCATAGACATGGGAGTAACCACACTGGAAATGGATATGCAGGTAACGCGGGACGGGCAGATCGTGGTATCGCATGATGCCGCTTTCAATGCCGGGTTTACAACCACCCCCGAGGGGGATACGCTGACCCCGGCTGAATCAAAGAAACGGATCCTGTACACCATGACCTATGATTCCATAAAAAAATATGATGTAGGCAAAAAGTTTTATGCGGCCGTTCCGCGTCAGAAGAAAATGGCGGCTGTAAAGCCACTGCTAAAAGACCTGCTGACGGCAACGGAGGCCTACGCAAATAAGAAAGGGGTAAAGATCCAATACAATATCGAGATAAAATCCAACCCGAAAGGAGAAGGGGTTTCCTGTCCGCCTGTAGCGGAATTTACGGATCTGGCCATGCAGACGATATTGCCTTTCAATATCGGAAAACGCATGATCATCCAGTGTTTTGATGAACGGGCGTTGAAAATAATGCACGAAAAATATCCGCAGGTACAAACCTCGCTTCTGATCGGCGATAAAGAAAAACGCAGCCTCGATGAGCAGCTGAAAAGCCTGGGCTATGTACCGGAATACTATAGCCCGCACTACTCGATCGTTACACCGCAGCTGGTAAAGGAATGCCATCAGAAAAATATGAAGATCGTGCCCTGGACGGCCGATGAGATCGGGATCATAAAGAACCTGGCAGATATGGGCGCGGACGGAGTGATCACAGATTACCCGGATTTATTTTACCAGTTAAAATAA
- a CDS encoding GDSL-type esterase/lipase family protein yields MMKLKLKQAISCCLIVGSMLGAAHSNAQSPTWDSTYRPGSYKLRVDQFNAFPNSSKDIIFLGNSITAGVDWSELLKNPDARNRGISGDITFGVLERLHEVTEGKPQKVFILIGTNDISRNVPDAVILDNYKRIISQLQTESPATKIYFQTVLPVNSDIPPKKNHYGKDAHIAAVNEGLKKLGKETGITVIDLHPHFLKDGKLDPTLTYDGLHLNIKGYERWVKILKEGKYL; encoded by the coding sequence ATGATGAAACTCAAATTAAAACAAGCAATAAGCTGTTGCCTTATTGTAGGCAGTATGCTTGGCGCTGCTCACAGTAACGCCCAGTCCCCCACTTGGGACAGTACTTACCGTCCCGGAAGTTATAAACTGCGGGTGGACCAGTTCAATGCCTTTCCCAATTCCTCAAAGGATATTATTTTCCTTGGCAACAGCATCACGGCTGGTGTGGACTGGTCGGAACTGCTGAAAAACCCCGATGCCCGGAACCGGGGTATCAGTGGTGACATTACGTTTGGTGTGCTGGAACGCCTGCATGAAGTGACGGAAGGAAAACCGCAAAAAGTGTTTATCCTTATCGGCACCAACGATATTTCCCGCAATGTTCCGGATGCAGTGATCCTTGACAATTACAAACGCATTATCAGCCAGCTGCAAACCGAAAGCCCGGCTACAAAAATTTATTTTCAGACGGTATTGCCGGTGAACAGCGATATCCCGCCAAAGAAAAACCATTACGGAAAAGATGCACACATCGCTGCTGTAAATGAAGGGCTGAAGAAATTGGGGAAAGAAACGGGCATCACGGTGATCGATCTGCATCCGCATTTTCTAAAGGATGGTAAACTGGACCCAACACTTACCTATGACGGACTGCACCTGAATATAAAAGGATACGAACGCTGGGTGAAAATTTTAAAAGAAGGAAAATATTTATAA
- a CDS encoding DUF5689 domain-containing protein, which produces MKYIFNLFLVLSVGITINSCTKNTYENYPGGVPYEVVSVLDVRPLYKGQDITITKESVYGATNLAAVVVSDHTAGNIPEGLLIVQDSRRLNTIRGISIDMGAAAANYHPGDSLMIDIIGSTLTRKNGILTITGIPVSKIIPKGKGFVGINSITVPQLLANPDIYESSLCIINKSSLNPAPKPGDVISGAKNINDGFGDLTLYTDPNAAHANNTPLMLAAYVGIPFKKTDGSVELRTREGDDIVDMGTSAQDLIITGIQSDPKGGDGGNEYVQIMATRDIDFSVTPYSIVFCNNAGASTPTTLDAGWATGGKRTIKWDITSGTALKGKFFYFGFQNRKINGNAGTVSFPEETNWYGKTYLNVKGGPTNPGDGGLVRTSVFTESGPFANSGNACGVALFKGTSVTEASVPEDVLFIASGGNTGLYDPSKNPIQGYRICNNDWYSMYSIAIDPDTYKPVIVPYLHYRSAGNTTNMPYPVNAAHPDPSKADAGLFSMMGGVYNITLGRWTTARKQVVIELFQKTEDGHVAATIADIENDRGGPNDSLITRIVE; this is translated from the coding sequence ATGAAATATATATTCAATCTTTTTTTAGTACTAAGCGTAGGTATAACCATTAATAGCTGTACCAAAAATACCTACGAAAATTATCCGGGAGGAGTACCATACGAGGTGGTTTCCGTTCTGGATGTACGCCCTTTGTATAAAGGGCAGGATATAACCATTACCAAGGAAAGTGTTTATGGTGCTACAAATCTGGCAGCAGTAGTTGTATCAGATCATACTGCCGGGAATATTCCGGAAGGTCTGCTGATAGTCCAGGATAGCCGCCGCCTCAACACAATAAGAGGTATTTCAATAGACATGGGTGCTGCTGCAGCTAATTATCATCCCGGAGATTCGTTGATGATCGATATTATCGGGAGCACCCTGACCCGTAAAAATGGTATTTTAACTATTACAGGTATACCGGTGTCCAAGATCATACCTAAGGGGAAGGGGTTTGTTGGTATCAACTCCATCACTGTACCACAATTGCTGGCCAACCCGGATATTTATGAAAGTTCGCTTTGCATTATTAATAAATCCAGCCTTAACCCGGCCCCCAAACCGGGCGATGTGATCAGCGGTGCTAAAAATATCAATGATGGTTTTGGCGACCTTACGCTTTATACCGATCCAAATGCAGCCCACGCAAATAACACCCCTTTAATGTTAGCGGCGTATGTAGGCATCCCCTTCAAAAAGACCGATGGATCCGTAGAATTGAGGACAAGAGAAGGGGATGATATCGTTGACATGGGAACTTCAGCGCAGGATTTGATTATTACTGGTATTCAGAGCGATCCTAAAGGTGGAGATGGGGGGAATGAATACGTACAAATAATGGCGACCAGAGATATTGACTTTTCGGTTACTCCATACAGCATTGTATTTTGCAACAATGCAGGAGCCTCTACTCCTACGACGCTGGATGCTGGGTGGGCCACTGGTGGTAAACGTACTATTAAATGGGATATTACATCGGGTACTGCGCTTAAAGGGAAGTTTTTTTATTTTGGCTTCCAAAACAGGAAAATTAATGGAAACGCAGGTACTGTTTCTTTCCCCGAAGAAACTAATTGGTATGGAAAAACTTATCTGAATGTAAAGGGGGGACCGACCAATCCAGGCGATGGAGGGCTTGTTCGAACCAGCGTATTTACCGAAAGCGGCCCTTTTGCCAATAGCGGGAATGCCTGTGGTGTAGCTTTGTTTAAAGGAACTTCGGTTACAGAAGCGTCAGTGCCCGAAGACGTTTTATTTATTGCCTCGGGAGGAAACACGGGTCTCTACGACCCTTCCAAAAACCCGATACAGGGATATCGTATTTGTAATAACGACTGGTACTCCATGTACTCCATAGCCATCGATCCGGACACCTATAAACCAGTAATAGTACCGTATTTACATTATCGTTCAGCTGGAAATACCACCAATATGCCCTATCCGGTAAATGCAGCACACCCCGACCCGTCGAAAGCTGATGCTGGCTTGTTCAGTATGATGGGTGGCGTATATAATATTACCCTGGGCCGGTGGACTACTGCCAGGAAACAGGTTGTAATAGAACTGTTTCAAAAAACAGAAGATGGTCATGTAGCAGCTACTATTGCCGATATAGAAAATGATCGCGGCGGCCCCAATGATTCGCTAATTACAAGAATAGTAGAATAG